The following are encoded in a window of Candidatus Methylomirabilota bacterium genomic DNA:
- a CDS encoding SpoIID/LytB domain-containing protein, whose amino-acid sequence MRIPVGVLALLAVLTGPASASDAIRVALQESVRLTEVRGTDIEISALPAGAPGELDRCGDCARWRADVVRAVWAGSAIEIAGQRAAAVRLRSERPMRLGGREYGPVVDLMTNGEGIAVVNELPLEEYLAGVVRAELGEAWPLEALRAQAIVARTYAAYRRIISAGRPYHITASTAHQQYAGRVPPSSPIWGAVRETAGQVLRWEGELFPAFYHTESGGYTEDPRTVFAARNMPALKPVVCQFSAGSPHFYWTLDLRLAQLSELLRRHGTDVGTVRAIEVTERTPSLRATLVSVRGTHGVVRLRGNDFRRIVGYDTLKSTLFAVAVDRELARFTGRGYGHGVGLCQWGAKGMAEQGYPARKILEFYYPGATLGLLDGR is encoded by the coding sequence GTGAGGATCCCGGTCGGAGTACTGGCGCTCCTGGCGGTCCTCACGGGCCCCGCCTCGGCGTCGGACGCCATCCGCGTCGCCCTCCAGGAGTCCGTCCGCCTGACCGAGGTGCGCGGCACCGACATCGAGATCTCGGCGCTGCCCGCCGGCGCCCCGGGCGAGCTCGACCGCTGCGGCGACTGCGCCCGCTGGCGCGCCGACGTCGTGCGCGCGGTGTGGGCGGGCTCGGCCATCGAGATCGCCGGCCAGCGAGCGGCCGCCGTTCGGCTGCGCAGCGAGCGGCCCATGCGCCTGGGCGGGCGGGAGTACGGGCCGGTGGTGGATTTGATGACGAACGGTGAGGGCATCGCGGTCGTCAACGAGCTGCCGCTCGAGGAATACCTGGCGGGTGTAGTGCGCGCCGAGCTCGGCGAGGCCTGGCCCCTGGAGGCGCTCCGGGCCCAGGCGATCGTCGCCCGCACCTACGCCGCCTACCGCCGCATCATCAGCGCCGGCAGGCCCTACCACATCACGGCGTCCACCGCCCACCAGCAGTACGCCGGGCGGGTGCCGCCCTCGTCTCCCATCTGGGGCGCGGTGCGGGAGACCGCCGGACAGGTGCTGCGCTGGGAGGGCGAGCTGTTCCCGGCCTTCTATCACACCGAGAGCGGCGGCTACACGGAGGACCCGCGCACCGTCTTCGCGGCCCGCAACATGCCGGCGCTCAAGCCGGTGGTCTGCCAGTTCTCGGCGGGCTCGCCGCACTTCTACTGGACCCTCGACCTCCGCCTCGCCCAGCTCAGCGAGCTGCTGCGCCGCCACGGGACGGACGTGGGAACCGTGCGGGCCATCGAGGTGACGGAGCGGACGCCGTCGCTGCGGGCGACCCTGGTCAGCGTGCGGGGCACGCACGGCGTGGTCCGGCTGCGGGGCAACGACTTCCGCCGCATCGTCGGCTACGACACGCTCAAGAGCACGCTGTTCGCGGTCGCCGTGGATCGCGAGCTGGCGCGCTTCACCGGCCGGGGCTACGGCCACGGCGTCGGTCTCTGCCAGTGGGGCGCTAAGGGCATGGCCGAGCAGGGCTACCCGGCCCGCAAGATCCTCGAGTTCTACTATCCGGGAGCGACGCTCGGCCTCCTCGACGGGCGCTGA
- a CDS encoding SDR family NAD(P)-dependent oxidoreductase, producing MKLKDRIALVTGGGSGIGRAIALLFAEEGARVVVNDVNLPAAEQTVAAMEAARGRAVRADVADSAQVRAMFAEIEREFATLDILVNNAGIAPAGAECEAIGRRAEMRLAELLSGQGVKTHWDITQAITDEAWRRMIAVHLDGTFFCTREALRLMSRRNRGVIINMSSVAALMGVESASHYSAAKGGILSFTRAVAREVSSRGIRVNAICPGFIDTPMTAPIPPLMRTAIVAGTPLGRWAEPAEVATTALFLASDDSSFFTGQWLSPNGGLFTG from the coding sequence ATGAAGCTCAAGGATCGGATCGCCCTCGTCACGGGCGGCGGGTCGGGCATCGGTCGCGCCATCGCGCTGCTCTTCGCCGAGGAGGGCGCGCGCGTCGTCGTCAACGACGTGAACCTCCCCGCCGCCGAGCAGACGGTGGCGGCGATGGAAGCGGCGCGGGGCCGCGCTGTCCGCGCCGACGTCGCCGACAGCGCGCAGGTGCGGGCGATGTTCGCCGAGATCGAGCGCGAGTTCGCCACCCTCGACATCCTGGTCAACAACGCCGGCATCGCCCCCGCCGGCGCCGAGTGCGAGGCGATCGGCCGCAGGGCGGAAATGCGCCTGGCCGAGCTGCTGAGCGGGCAGGGGGTCAAGACCCACTGGGACATCACGCAAGCGATCACCGACGAGGCCTGGCGCCGCATGATCGCGGTCCACCTCGACGGCACCTTTTTCTGCACCCGGGAGGCGCTCCGGCTCATGAGCCGGCGCAACCGCGGCGTGATCATCAACATGTCGAGCGTCGCCGCGTTGATGGGGGTGGAGAGCGCTTCCCACTACAGTGCCGCCAAGGGCGGCATCCTCTCCTTCACGCGCGCGGTGGCGCGCGAGGTCAGCTCCCGCGGCATCCGGGTGAACGCGATCTGTCCCGGCTTCATCGATACGCCGATGACGGCGCCGATCCCGCCGCTCATGCGGACGGCCATCGTCGCCGGCACGCCGCTCGGCCGCTGGGCGGAGCCGGCGGAGGTGGCGACCACCGCGCTCTTCCTCGCTTCCGACGACAGCTCGTTCTTCACGGGCCAGTGGCTCTCGCCCAACGGAGGACTCTTCACCGGCTAG
- a CDS encoding tRNA-binding protein, translating into MRERRSASSTGADAITIGWADFEKVDMRVGVVTDAREFPEARRPAYRLWIDFGPLGVKRSSAQITRHYRPEDLVGRRVVAVVNFPPKQIGPFVSEVLVLGAYDEAGEVILLHPDRPVTPGARIG; encoded by the coding sequence ATCCGGGAGCGACGCTCGGCCTCCTCGACGGGCGCTGACGCCATCACGATCGGCTGGGCGGACTTCGAGAAGGTCGACATGCGCGTGGGCGTCGTGACCGACGCCCGCGAGTTTCCCGAGGCGCGCCGTCCCGCCTACCGGCTCTGGATCGACTTCGGTCCTCTGGGCGTCAAGCGCTCCAGCGCGCAGATCACGCGCCATTACCGCCCGGAGGACCTCGTCGGCCGGCGCGTCGTCGCCGTCGTGAACTTCCCGCCGAAGCAGATCGGCCCGTTCGTGTCGGAGGTGTTGGTGCTGGGGGCCTACGACGAGGCCGGCGAGGTGATCCTGCTCCATCCCGACCGGCCCGTCACGCCGGGCGCCCGGATCGGGTAG
- a CDS encoding DUF2905 domain-containing protein — translation MSDVGKLLIVFGLLIAAVGAVLVLAGRIPWVGRLPGDIYIQRGNWTFYFPLATSLLLSVALTLLFWLIGRR, via the coding sequence ATGAGTGATGTCGGCAAGCTCCTGATCGTCTTCGGACTGCTGATCGCCGCCGTGGGGGCGGTCCTGGTGCTGGCGGGGCGGATCCCCTGGGTCGGGCGGTTGCCGGGCGACATCTATATTCAGCGCGGCAACTGGACCTTCTACTTCCCGCTGGCGACGTCCCTCCTGCTGAGCGTCGCCCTGACGCTCCTGTTCTGGCTGATCGGTCGCCGGTGA